One window of Planctomycetia bacterium genomic DNA carries:
- a CDS encoding dipeptidase, whose product MKNEAINAAISYLDQHKDRFQAELFDLLKIPSISAQKDHATDMRRAAQWVLDRCKAAGLRAEIVETEGWPAVLAEGPLHPGRPTLLVYGHYDVQPEGDLSLWHTGPFVPVIQEGKIVCRGAADDKGQMFCAILAAEAWLKTARDIPVNVKFCIEGEEEVGSPNLAKLIKSHKEKLACDYVVIHDTAQFGEGIPAVTAATKGLVYKEIIIRGPKKDLHSGTFGGSVANPANVLAKLIASFHDAEGRVNIPGFYDSVQEMSDDEVKMMNSLPFDESAFLKDLGSPKGWGEQGYSILHRRWARPTLDVNGIYGGYMKEGSSTIIPSMAGAKVSMRLVPDQSAEEIERLFEETVRARVPDTVTLEIKTHASCDPYLADLRSAGMKAARQAVALGFGKEPVLIREGGSLPILPMLRQVLGADSLMLGYCMPNCNAHSPNEFFHLRDFEAGMRTSAALFGLIV is encoded by the coding sequence ATGAAGAACGAAGCCATCAACGCCGCGATTTCCTACCTTGATCAACACAAGGACCGCTTCCAGGCCGAGCTGTTCGACCTTTTGAAAATCCCAAGCATCTCCGCACAGAAGGACCATGCCACGGATATGCGCCGTGCCGCCCAATGGGTCCTCGACCGATGCAAGGCCGCCGGTCTTCGCGCCGAAATCGTCGAGACCGAAGGCTGGCCCGCCGTCCTCGCCGAAGGCCCGCTGCATCCCGGCCGCCCTACCCTGCTCGTCTACGGTCACTACGATGTACAGCCCGAAGGCGATTTGTCGCTCTGGCACACCGGCCCGTTCGTCCCCGTCATTCAGGAAGGCAAGATCGTCTGCCGCGGCGCCGCCGATGACAAAGGCCAGATGTTCTGCGCCATCCTCGCGGCCGAAGCGTGGCTAAAGACGGCTCGCGACATCCCCGTCAATGTCAAGTTCTGCATCGAGGGCGAGGAAGAAGTCGGCTCGCCCAATCTCGCCAAGCTCATCAAGTCACACAAGGAAAAACTGGCCTGCGACTATGTCGTCATCCACGACACCGCCCAGTTCGGCGAAGGCATTCCCGCCGTCACCGCCGCGACCAAGGGGCTCGTCTACAAAGAGATCATCATTCGCGGGCCGAAGAAGGATCTGCACAGCGGAACCTTCGGCGGCTCCGTCGCCAATCCGGCGAATGTCCTCGCCAAGCTGATCGCCTCGTTCCACGATGCCGAAGGCCGCGTCAACATCCCCGGCTTCTACGATTCCGTGCAGGAAATGTCGGATGATGAAGTGAAAATGATGAACTCACTTCCCTTCGACGAATCAGCCTTCCTCAAAGACCTCGGCAGTCCCAAAGGTTGGGGCGAGCAGGGCTACAGCATCCTTCACCGACGCTGGGCACGGCCGACGCTTGACGTAAACGGCATCTACGGCGGCTACATGAAGGAAGGCTCAAGCACCATCATTCCGTCCATGGCCGGTGCGAAAGTCTCCATGCGCCTCGTTCCGGATCAAAGCGCCGAGGAAATCGAACGCCTCTTCGAAGAAACCGTCCGCGCCCGCGTACCCGACACCGTCACGCTCGAGATCAAGACCCACGCCAGTTGCGACCCCTATCTCGCCGATCTCCGTTCCGCCGGGATGAAGGCCGCGCGCCAGGCCGTCGCCCTCGGTTTCGGAAAAGAGCCCGTCTTGATTCGTGAAGGCGGCAGCCTGCCGATTCTGCCGATGCTTCGGCAAGTCCTGGGCGCCGACAGCCTCATGCTTGGCTACTGCATGCCCAACTGCAACGCCCACTCCCCCAACGAATTCTTCCATCTCCGCGACTTCGAAGCTGGCATGCGAACGTCCGCCGCGTTATTCGGGCTGATAGTCTGA